In Flavobacterium gelatinilyticum, a genomic segment contains:
- a CDS encoding DUF3817 domain-containing protein: MKNLLQTNTGRLRIIGFLEGTSLLILLFIAMPMKYIFGMPFLTRPVGTVHGALFLLFIFNTLSVGVEQNWKFKDTTWKVLLACVIPFGTFYIDSKILKKIS, from the coding sequence ATGAAAAATTTACTTCAGACAAATACCGGACGTTTACGAATTATTGGATTTCTGGAAGGAACATCTCTTTTGATTTTGCTTTTTATAGCTATGCCAATGAAATATATTTTTGGAATGCCATTTCTGACAAGACCTGTAGGGACCGTTCATGGCGCTTTGTTTCTGCTTTTTATTTTTAATACGCTGAGTGTTGGAGTAGAGCAGAACTGGAAGTTTAAGGATACGACATGGAAAGTGCTTTTGGCTTGCGTAATTCCTTTTGGGACTTTCTATATAGATTCTAAAATCTTAAAGAAAATTTCGTAA
- a CDS encoding TetR/AcrR family transcriptional regulator, translating into MSKAANTRLTILQKAFELIYTKGYQTTSIDEIIATTKVTKGAFYYHFKTKDEMGIAIIEDILKPTMQEHFLKPTEASENPIEDFYNMIAYLLLEDPFLQIKYGCPVGNLTQEMSPWNAKFSEALAELVNSWKTAIVNAIEKAKKSGLIRKDIAGEQVAVLMLSGYWGVRNLGKLQNNESVYVVYLQEFKRYLNDLK; encoded by the coding sequence ATGTCAAAAGCAGCCAATACCAGACTCACAATTCTTCAGAAAGCATTCGAACTGATTTATACCAAAGGATATCAGACAACCAGTATTGACGAAATAATTGCCACAACAAAAGTGACAAAAGGGGCTTTTTATTACCATTTTAAAACTAAAGACGAAATGGGAATTGCGATTATTGAAGATATACTGAAGCCGACAATGCAGGAACATTTTTTAAAACCAACAGAAGCTTCTGAAAATCCAATTGAGGATTTTTATAATATGATTGCGTATTTGCTGCTTGAAGATCCTTTTTTGCAGATAAAATACGGTTGTCCGGTTGGTAATCTGACTCAGGAAATGTCTCCCTGGAACGCTAAGTTTAGCGAAGCCTTGGCAGAATTGGTAAATTCATGGAAAACAGCCATTGTAAATGCCATTGAAAAAGCTAAAAAATCAGGATTGATTCGAAAGGATATTGCGGGCGAACAAGTGGCAGTTTTAATGTTATCGGGTTATTGGGGAGTTCGTAATTTAGGAAAACTTCAAAATAACGAATCGGTTTATGTTGTTTATTTGCAGGAGTTTAAAAGGTATTTGAATGATTTAAAATAA